The window CTACATCGGGCGTACTCATGCTTTGACCGGAGTCGGACGATTGACCTCGTACGCGCGACGTACGTCGTGCTACGCACGACGTACACACATAATTCCTTTTTTctcaataagagcttaatgcattaagctctcaCTTCCCAATTTCAGATCCAATGCCAAAATACCattaagagtcataaagtttccaactttatgactttgcatgccctTCATTAATATTTATGGTTTTGATTTCGAATAAGGGGGAATCAAGGGCGGGAGCGGGCTAAGAAGGCTGGACATTTCCGGGGCGGAGACGAAGAATAAAATTTTTTCGAGGGAATGTAATACACACCTGTCTCGTTTACCTGTTGACATCCAACAAATGCAAATTGGCAAAGAAAAATAATTTAAGCATATAACAATTATAACAATTGACACATGAAATCTGGCAACCATTTGAAAGGCGacttattaaaaaaaaaccatttgAAAGGCGacttatgaaaaaaaaaagcACGTAAACATTTGAcatcacctctctctctctctctctctctctccctcgtaCTTGGAGGCTGAAGCAGCGGATTATCTGCATTTCATAGAACCCCAATTAATCCTTACAAATCCTCAATCAATATCACTTCTCTCCATTTATCATAAGGAATCCATAATTTCTCTGATAATTCATTAATTCCCAGCAGAAACAATGGATTCACAGCCGAACAACCTCTACGACACCGCGTCTCAGCCGGACACCGGTCACGACGACGCCTATAGATTTCTGGAATTCAACACTCAAGGAGAAGAGGACTTCGATTACCCCGAGTTTCAAGAGCTCTCACAGCCAAATGCCATTCGATCTTCACCATCATCATCGGTATGGCCAACACCATCGGACTCAATCTCCGTCGACGCAACCGCGGCAGTCGATCATCATTCCGACAACAACGCTTCCCCTGTCTCAGAAACTTCGGCCAAGGGTGGTGGTGATAGGGggaataataatcataataatcacCTTAACAATCATAACAATGATAACAATAATCAGGCATCTGCGGTTGATGCCCTAGCTGCGGGGATGAGCGGCTTGAATTTTGAAGACACGGGAGACGATGAAGGTTATGAGTACGCAAAAGGGGATTTCATGGAACATGCATGTAGGTATTGCGGGGTGCAGAATCCGGCATGTGTTGTGAGGTGTAACGTTCCCTCGTGTCGTAAGTGGTTCTGTAACTCGAGAGGGAATACTTCTGGCTCTCACATTGTTAATCATTTGGTAAGTCGTAATATCATATGTTCATCTTTTTCTTATTTATATTGATCATGATTTATGATGCGAAGTTTGTAAATCTCCTTTTTTTAGGTTCGAGCTAAACACAAAGAAGTGTGTCTCCATAAAGACAGTCCTCTAGGAGAGACAATTCTCGAATGCTACAATTGTGGGTGTAGAAATGTTTTCCTTCTGGGATTTATTTCAGCGAAGACAGAGAGTGTTGTCGTTCTTCTTTGCAGGGAACCTTGTCTGAATGTGAATGCTTTGAAAGACATGAACTGGGACTTGAGTCAATGGTGTCCACTTATTGATGACAGATGTTTCTTACAGTGGCTTGTTAAGGTTCCATCTGAAACAGAGCAGCTACGTGCAAGACAGATCAGTGCTCAGCAAATTAACAAAGTAGAAGAACTTTGGAAGACAAATCCTGATGCAAGTTTGGAAGATCTTGAGAAACCTGGTGTAGATGATGAACCACAGCCTGTAGTCTTAAAGTATGAAGATGCTTATCAGGTTCTAAAAACATTTTTCAGTATTCACCTTCTTCATGCATTGTTCCAATTCAGTCATCACACTTTAATGTTGCATGTGTGCTCGTGTTTCTAATTGCAGTATCAAAATGTGTTTGCCCCACTTATCAAGCTTGAAGCTGACTATGATAAAGTAAGCAGTATTTCTATTCTTCTTGGTGCAACCTTTATTTAGTTTTGAATTGTTGTATATATTGCTTGACAGATGATGAAAGAATCTCAAAGTAAAGACAATCTCACGATTCGTTGGGATATTGGTCTTAACAAGAAGCGTGTTGCATATTTTGTTTTCCCAAAGGTGCTTCATATTCTTGATTCACATTTACATCATCAAGTTTATCTTTTTAAGATTATCCAAGTATTTAAAAAAACTGTAGGAAGACAATGAATTGCGCCTTGTACCTGGTGATGAGTTACGTCTCAGGTATTCAGGGGATGCAGCACATCCAGCCTGGCAGTCAGTTGGACATGTGGTACTGGTTTCTTgactatgtatttttttttttttagttttccaTGTTAAGATTTTAAAATCCAATAATTGGGTTTTTGTTGTTTTTAGATAAAGTTAACTGCACAAGAAGAGGTAGCACTTGAGCTTCGTGTAAGCCAGGTATTATCAAATATCATCATGAATCCTGATAACTTATGATTCTTTTTTCTATTTGACTATTTGAGCACTACTTATTAGGGTATTTAACTATTTATTATCTGTAGGGAGTTCCTTGTGATGTGAATCATGGTTTTAGTGTTGACTTTGTATGGAAGAGCACAAGTTTTGATCGGATGCAAGGGGCTATGAAAACTTTTGCAGTCGATGAAACAAGTGTTAGCGGGTGGGTTGTATCATGCATCATGCATCATGCATCATACATCATGCCATTATGCATATCAGGATATGAATGTTGTATGCATTTATAAAGGGCTTTATAATATGTTCCTTTTTTGAGTCagacattttatcaaacacttggtTTGCACCAAATTTACAGGTATATCTACCATCATCTGTTAGGACATGAGGTTGAGGTTCAAATGGTGCGTAATGCATTGCCACGTCGTTTTGGTGCCCCTGGTCTTCCTGAGCTTAATGCATCTCAAGTAGGTTTTGTTTCTTGCATATTTTTACTTTTTACATGTTTGATTTTGTTGAACTAATGggttgtattattattattattatataacaaaTTAACAATTAAAAATAGGTTTTTGCTGTAAAAAGTGTCCTTCAAAGGCCAATAAGTTTGATTCAAGGGCCACCAGGGACAGGTAAAACCGTCACATCTGCTGCAATTGTTTATCATATGGCTAAACAAGGCCAAGGACAGGTACACATTTCTTGCATGTTTTTCATATGGATAATATGAAATAATGGCATAATGGTAATTTAACTTAAAATCAGGTTCTGGTATGTGCTCCAAGCAATGTGGCTGTAGACCAACTTGCAGAAAAGATAAGTGCCACTGGTTTAAAGGTAACAATGTTTTGCTTGTTTATTAttgattttataaattataaggtATACAGAGTTTCTATTTGTTTATCATTATgctgatatttattattttgttataaCCAGGTTGTAAGGCTGTGTGCAAAGTCAAGGGAAGCTGTGAGTTCACCTGTTGAACATTTGACCCTTCATTATCaggttttatttttttcttttctttttataatgTTGTAAGTTTTATTATACGTTTATGAATTTTAATACTATTTGAATTCTATATGTTTTCATTTAAGGTTCGCCATCTTGATACAT of the Lactuca sativa cultivar Salinas chromosome 6, Lsat_Salinas_v11, whole genome shotgun sequence genome contains:
- the LOC111901176 gene encoding regulator of nonsense transcripts 1 homolog isoform X2, which translates into the protein MDSQPNNLYDTASQPDTGHDDAYRFLEFNTQGEEDFDYPEFQELSQPNAIRSSPSSSVWPTPSDSISVDATAAVDHHSDNNASPVSETSAKGGGDRGNNNHNNHLNNHNNDNNNQASAVDALAAGMSGLNFEDTGDDEGYEYAKGDFMEHACRYCGVQNPACVVRCNVPSCRKWFCNSRGNTSGSHIVNHLVRAKHKEVCLHKDSPLGETILECYNCGCRNVFLLGFISAKTESVVVLLCREPCLNVNALKDMNWDLSQWCPLIDDRCFLQWLVKVPSETEQLRARQISAQQINKVEELWKTNPDASLEDLEKPGVDDEPQPVVLKYEDAYQYQNVFAPLIKLEADYDKMMKESQSKDNLTIRWDIGLNKKRVAYFVFPKEDNELRLVPGDELRLRYSGDAAHPAWQSVGHVIKLTAQEEVALELRVSQGVPCDVNHGFSVDFVWKSTSFDRMQGAMKTFAVDETSVSGYIYHHLLGHEVEVQMVRNALPRRFGAPGLPELNASQVFAVKSVLQRPISLIQGPPGTGKTVTSAAIVYHMAKQGQGQVLVCAPSNVAVDQLAEKISATGLKVVRLCAKSREAVSSPVEHLTLHYQVRHLDTSEKSELHKLQQLKDEQGELSSSDEKKYKALKRATEREISQSADVICCTCVGAGDPRLANFRFRQVLIDESTQSTEPECLIPLVLGAKQVILVGDHCQLGPVIMCKKAARAGLAQSLFERLVLLGVKPIRLQVQYRMHPCLSEFPSNNFYEGTLQNGVTINERQSTGIDFPWPVPNRPMFFYVQMGQEEISASGTSYLNRTEAANVEKIVTTFLKSGVVPSQIGVITPYEGQRAYIVNYMSRNGALRQQLYKDIEVASVDSFQGREKDYIILSCVRSNEHQVYNERRFFFGGGPIVPTDSFGSVASTNSNADRRNGRSRGSYMPPGAPNGAHKSGLHYRVPPPYGGPQPYAIPTRGAIHGPVGGVSHVPPPGNRGFTGGGGGGGHLPHQQQGLGSGSGSQQAIGSAFNFPSMENPNSQPSPGGPLSQPGYVSNMTQGQSQTYRDGFSVGGMSQDFLGDDFKSQGSHVAYNVADFSTQASQGGYSVEYVTPATQGGFPGNFLNQNSQAGFSRFGSGNDFMSQEYMFTQVGFKDPSQDDSSQSHFTSAATTTSLQTQGVMNMNHVYSSQGGFTHYNSQPLNMPPQQGQGHYNS